The sequence below is a genomic window from Vicia villosa cultivar HV-30 ecotype Madison, WI unplaced genomic scaffold, Vvil1.0 ctg.004687F_1_1, whole genome shotgun sequence.
cagCAATTTTGTTGCTTGATCCATCTCCATTTAGGGGATCAATGTGGAATCCTGAGATTCCATCAACAATTATTTCTGCAGGACCTCCTTGGTTAGTAGCAAAAGTTGGCAAGCCACAGTTCATTGCTTCAATGACAGTTAATCCAAATGCTTCATACAAAGCAGGCTGCACAAAAGCTCCCTTTGTATCAGCAATGCAGCGATACAGCTCTCCGTTGCGAATTCGGTCAGTCTGCGCAGCAATCCATCTGAATTGGCCCTTTAGTTGATACTTTTGAATTAAATCATGCATCTTCTTTATTTCTGCCATTTCCTCTCTATCTTTTGATTTCGAAGGGTCAAAGAAGCCACCAACTATGACAAGGTTCACCAAATTTCTTAATCTTTTGTTCTTTCCATACCATTCAACTAATCCGCTTAAGTTCTTCACAACATCAAGCCTTGCCATTGAGAAAATtataggtttcctcctctccgCTAGATATCCACTGTTTTCATGATAAATTCAAAAGTTAAAATCAATGATTGAGAATGATGTAGCTAGTATAGGTAATGAGTATGACTCATAGTTTACTGATAAGTGGACAGGCCACTCGAGCCAGTGAATATTATAACAAATTTTGTTATATATAATCTTAAGCTTGAATAATAGAAAGGCACTACAATATCTTTGTAGTTGAAGATGTAGACAAACTTTGTTGAATCCATGACCAAATTATGCGCattctctgttttttttttgtatatgttTTCTTTTGAACCGACGTTGCTATTCTAACAGTAGTTCGGCATTGAAAGTTTATTATTCAAGAGAATAAACAAAGTCACTTACATATGTTCATTGTTATCCACTTTATTAAAGAGAAGATCTTCAATGGCAGAGTGAAATTGAAAAAGTCTTTTGTCTTTTTCTGTGTAAGGGAAATAGATACTTTGATCAGCACCTGGTGCAGCTATATTGAATTTAGGATCAAACACATTTATCCCTGAGACAACCCTACAAATCCCTGGAAGAGTAAATGCAGCATGGCTTTCATACTGTCCAGGTCTATCTTTGCtgcagaaaaaaaaaattaaaattcaaaactcaGTTCTCGTTTTTAGGTGTActttctaaaaaaattattttcttttaggtAAGTACTATGATAGGTTGTTTTGACAAACCTTCCCGCGATTTCTTGGTATGTACTGGTTATGATGAAATCGGATGAATTCATTGCAATTGTATCAGCCATGAATTGACATGAGAAGTGATATTTAGGATCTAACTCTTTCCACTTGACATCTGAGTCTTCATACTTGGTTTTCTCCAAAGCATGTGCTATAGTTGCTTGAGTTATCCCAAGTTTTCTAGCCATTAGAGATGCTGCCAAATTTCCATCTGTGTAATTTCCTATAACAAGATTGGGTTTTCCTTCCATTAGGTCCAAAATCTTGGTTGTTGCATCCTATTAATAACGTAAACCAAAGAATTGGTAAGAAGGCTTGTTCATATGTGCAACCCGTGCTTATTTCACTACATTATAAAACTTTGCATCGtaactgcaatttaaaaccaaAGTACAGCATAAAAAACCATGAAGCATGTATACATGCCTGAGTAAACCTCTCAAGATAGGGATAAATGTCGAAGCGAGAAACCCATTGACGTAAAATTCCTTTTTCTGTATAAAAAGGCACACGTAGAATGTGAGAGTGTTTGGTACCATGGATTGGTTCAAACTCCTGGTGGCACTTGGTTCCTCTAGCATCAGGTATCAACCTTGTAACCTGACAAGGTCAAGAGTGTATAATCACATAATTTAACTAAGTTCTAAGGTACATGTAGAAAGAGGCCATTGCTTTGTATGAAACTAACCACAAGAATTTGAGGTTTAAAATTTAGTCCTTGTTGCTTAATTTTTAGAAGTAACTCTTCCTCCAAAGCCTTGACTTGATCCAATATGTAAACTACCTGTTATTTTGGCAACAGTTGTTGGAAATTAACACAATTTTTGAGCAAAATTAATACTTTTAGTTTCTTTTTTCGTTCAAATTCAAATATTAACAAGGTTTAAAAAAGGTTGCATATATGATTTGGGCAGTGGCATCATAGTTTCTGATGTCATGGCGACTGTATTTGACTTCATTCACCTTAATGTAAAGGATCACGATAGAGATCATGACAGCGACCCCGATTTAAAAAACTTACTGCTTGAATTGTATTTAAAAAGCTTCATTTAGAAAACACAACACCATAAAGTGAATCATCTTTATTAACCTCACacttcaaaataaaaattatggtTTCTAATGATAGAAATTTTACCTGGCCACCAGTGTCTGGCAAGCCAAGAACATCTTCTTGCCCAAAATAACCATGAATTGAGAAGATCACAACTTTAAACATTGTAGGAATTCTGCTGAGAAATTTCTCTAGATTAATTGGATCTGGAGCTTGGAGTATTTCTGATAAAGCTCTCATTGTCTCCTTCACCCTTCCCGCGGTATCTCCCCATCCTTTCTCAAAACCCCACTCCTTTAACCTAAAAACAAAATTGACATTGGATTACAACAAACCAGTAGGGTTTTAAAATAAGGTTTGAGACCTTGATTTAGGTTGCAACATCAAGGTTCTTTTATGTCGCAGTTGAGACTGCGTCATGTGAAATGAACTAAAATTCTCTGCAACCGAGATTTTAAATTAACTTAGCTAAAACATCATTGACCTCTTAAATGATGAATCAATAAAGTCCTTACCTTAGCTCAAAATTGTGATATGAAGTATCCTTGGGAATTGCTGAAAGGAAAACATCAGCCACAATTAATGCTTGCTGAAGTTTTGCAGCTGAGTTCAAGGTGTCATTTATCATTAGACTCTGCCAATGTAGAttacaaaaatgaaaaattaatattGAAAAGTTTATATTACTTTTGTGTTGGTATGAAGTTTATGAACTTAATCTAAAGCTTCTTCACTTACTTCTCCATGATGATTTAGTTTCAACAAGTAGCCCACTATAGCCTGTGTTTTTGTCAATCTCCCCGTTGTCTTTGAAGCTAAGAACTTTGAAACAAAGTGAAGTCCATTTCCGATTGAAGATGATAATGTTAATTTCGGAATCCCAAAATCAAATGCTCCAAAGTCTGCTTCAAATGCATTTTCATCATTTGCCCTACACATATAGAAACTGTtaatgatcaaaagaaaaattaaacATATTCAGCCTTACATAAGACATTCAAACAAAGAAATATATAAGAGAAAAGACACACCATTTTTGGTCATATACCCTTTCCTTGGATTTGAGGTAATCAGTAGGGGTAATAGCATCAACCGAAAGATCCTCAGAATTGACACGTACATATTCCCAAACTCCTGGATTAGGCCTAATTGCAAAGGCAACATATGGTGGATCAACAACAGCTTCCTGCAAGTTTATGAGCATAACATCAAACACCCTGTAAGCGTAAATATCTTTTAGCATGTTATGTGATTAACAAAGAACCTGTATAGAGCTCAATATGAAGCCTAGAATGCCCTCCAAAACttgatttctttcaattttatCATCTATAATCCGCTCAACTTCTTCCATCAAATGATGAAGTTTCATGATCCTTCTCCCTTTCTCTAGGTACTTAGCAAAGCACTTCTTCATATGGTATCTACTATGGCTCAATGCATCAGGCATGTTATCTACTAGAGAATTTGTGCGCTTCAAAGCAGGTGGTGGAGCCATTGAATGAAATAATGGTCTAGTTGTTGGCAAATCCTAGCTCAATTGATAAAACGCCAATATTATTAGGTTGGACGCCAACACCAGAATTTGAACCGTGAGTTTCTAATGGTTATGCGTGCATGTCATAAGAAAATGTGTCACAATTTATATGTGTACGTAGCTTTATATGTGTATGTGACATGAGAaataatttattgtttggataggTAAAAGAGTGGGAGAAGGAATGGTTGATGAAGGAAGGAAAGGAAAAGAATATTCATATGTTTGAGAAGAGATTTTAGTGTTTTCTACtatctatctactatctactatctactatctactatctattcattaataatagattgaccaaattgcctaaattacccttacaccaaaatttatttgcactaataaaaggtcatttttgtaactaacaaattaagtattcactctttcaactttattgaatggatgcaccaagtgttagcttttcattggtccgaattaaataacatttttcctacaactttattgcatgaatgatgacatcacatgtaactcatggatgatggaagtcatatttaaatttcttttacatttcattttcccacactttcttactttcattttaatttttcttaatttatttattatcacaaaaaatattaataatctatttttaaattttaatcttactaaaaattttaaatttctttcgcatttcatttttccatactttcattttaatttttcaacatttatctattatcgcaaaaaatattaataatcgatcatttaattattattcccaaaaatatttaattatttcacgggccactatcaaatcaatatttaattttttttaatcgatcattacacattttctctatcttaattaaaatttcaaatttctctcacattttttcacactttcttactttcattttaatttttctctatttatttattatctcacgggtcactatcaacataatgtctattttattttaatcaatcattgtctttatttgagagataatatctttatttttatttttttctccatctcacgattttttatcattatttaatataattaaatttccatgattattgtttattttacatttgtttttaaatatattttatatcgcatcaaattatttttttatttaacgggtcattatcaacatagtagctattttattttaatcaacaattactattaattgagagataatttttatttttaaatgttaatatttcattttattatctccatcttattgtattttttatatgattatttaatataattgaatttatatgatcatttttcatttataattaaaccatagtgatctatatcattttcttttaattgttgttggaccgtcaattattaaattacctgaTCCAattttactattgtgttcttaacctatcttaaacatttttttgtggatcattgttttctatataattattgttaaatttacaattaagtaaattatttcatatttttcatttatatttaaaattttacatttacatttgttaaaattttatttttttctccaactcacatgtccttttttatatggttctttattatacacaaaattagcacatgaatacgataataatgtttaatcttaagggtcactttcaatacaatgcctattaatgacttttatttgaaaactaaagtatttattttcaaatttcaaaacgattcctatggatattcggttttcaaataattgggagtataacagagcaatcaataaaactctaactctattcaagtaaaacaattccttttaattatgcatatttcttataattccttttatttatattattcatatcattacaaaaatactacaccagaaaaaaaatcacccgtgcggaagcacgggtctctgactagttgatAAAGTAAAAGGAAGGTGTGAACTGTGGATATCATTTCTAACAAGGAATTATAACATTTGTGGATAATCATGAGGCAAAGAATCTAAAAGATTTATTCTTTTTGTTTGCTAGAGGTGTTACAGGTTTAAGCCATAAAGTTGATATTTGTTTTTTCCTTAAGttgttttcttttgccttgtttaGTTAGATCAAATCGCTAGTTGAAAGTAAAGAACTTATAATTCGTATGTTCGAATGATTAAAATAAAGTTATTGGATAGtactagtattttttttttcacgTGACATAGGATGTTTTCACTAGCTTGTAGTATTTTCTTTATAGGATTTTTAGTTAGTTTCTCATGACTTTTTTAATAACGGTATTTCTCTCGTGTTCTTGCCTGCGCACGCTCATGaacttttgaattattttttcgTTTACTTTCTTAAACAAACTCGTGTTAAGGCAAGACATCTCCGTGTTGAACTTCAATCTAACATGCTTGTTAAGTCTACAGTTTGTGATTATCTTCTTCACACAAAAAACTTTTGACGCTCCTGCCTCCATTGATTTGGAGATTTAGTTACTCAGAGccatcatataaataaatgtcgAATTTGGAGATTTAGTTACGCAGAAtcatcatataaataaatgtcgAATTTGCTCGGGTGGTTTCAATTATCGAAAGCAAATTTGATGTACTggatcttgatgatgaagttgaGATCCTTCTTCTTGCGCATGAGCTTCAATTGGATaaatataagaaacaaattgTTACGTAGGTTATATTTCTGAATCTTACTTGCACTTCTTCTTCGGAGTGTGTTTGAACGAGTTAATTGAGAatctttaaataattcaaaattctaagtaattgaaattcatttatttttaaatttttttctttggaTAGAGTATTAAAATGATTCGTTGTTAAATTTTTGGgctattttcataaaattattattattttttggttaaaattaaaatatcagaATAAGAGATGGGGAGAGGGCGGCCACGACGGAAGGTGCCCTCGCCGCAGAAATCTGCAGCGGTTCTCATCGGAACGCAACCCCTAATAGAAACTGAGAAACCAGTTGAAGGGAATGTAGATCTGGTAACTGTTGAGGAAGAATCTAGCGAAGAGGAGACGGTTGTTAAAAACCTAGATGCGGAGAAGGCGAAAGCGATTGAAGCTCCTAAAGTAACGAAGCTGTGGGTAGATGTAATCAATGAGAATCAGAACCCAGCTAAGGGTCTCACTATGGAGTATGTGGTGAATGGAGCTCCTGAGATAGAAATCAAACAGCGGATGTGGAAGCAGAGGTGTCATATTGGGAGTCTGCCCTCATCATGTATGTAATTGGGGGTGACCTAAGTATGCATGCCGTCAAGAAGTATATGGAGAAATTCTGGAATTTTGTGACTCTACCTGACATGTACTACAATGATGCTGGTTATTTTATTCTCAGGTTCAAATCCTTTAAGGATAAGGATGATGTTTTGATGCGGGGGCCTTACACGACTCATAACAAGCCCATGCTGATGCGTGATTGGAAGCCTGATTTTGACCTGAAGAGGGATATGCTCATAATCATTCCCATTTAGATTAAGCTTCCCCAGTTGCCTCTGCACTTGTGGGGTGCGCGAAGCTAGAGCAAAATTGGGAGTGCTTTAGGTACGCCCTTGGTAACGGATGAGTGCACGGCAAACAAGCTAAGGATCTCCTACGCACGAATACTGGTTGAGATAGACATTACACAAGAACTTGCCACAGACATTGTGATTCGAGATGTAGAAGGGAATTGTTTGAAGCAGCCTGTTGAGTATGAATGGAAACCTGCGTATTGTAATAGATGCAAAGCAGTAGGACACAATTGTGAGAAACCAAAGAAACCTGTGAAAGTTTGGCAACCAAAACCACCTGAGACAAAGGTTGTGGAGGAAGTTGTGCAGGACATAGTGGAGGGAGTGAAGCCACCTACTGAAGATCCTAAAGTGCTGGCCCCTGAAGTTTGGACCCAGATAACTACACGAAGGAAAGATCGAGGACAGAGCAATTTGGCTGAAGGTTCCTCATCAACCATGATACATTGTCAAAATGACTTTGGACTGCTGGGGATTTTGCAGGATCCGCTAGTCAGTCAGCACCGTCCCCCATGATTGTTTCATGGAATGTGTGGGGGCTTAATAAGATGGTCAAGACCAAAGAGGTTAGCTCCCGACTCTCTAGTCCTCGACCTAGTATTGCTGTGATCATTGAAACTCGCGTGAAACAAGGTAAAGCCTTGAAGGTCCGAGATAAACTGAACCTGCAGGGGCAGTATGAGGACAACTATAATAAACATATTATTGGTAGAATCTGGATTTTTTGGGATCATAACAAGGTGGAGTTCCGAATCTTGAATAAAACCCAACAGTTGATCCATGGGGGCGTTTATGATCCAACGGGTAGGCTGCTTTACTGGTTCACTTCTGTGTACGCCCTCAATCAATTGGAGAGTAGGAAAGTTCTGTGGAGGGACTTGACGAAACTGAATCAACATCAACAAGGCCTGTGGTTGGTGTGTGGTGATTTTAATAACGTGCTCAAAACTGTTGACAGGATTGGGGGGAGCATGGTACAGGAAAAGGAATATGTTGATTTCGCTGAGATGATAAAGGTTTCTGGTTTATTTGAGATTGATGGGATTGGTGACTACTACACGTGGTCTAACAAACATGTGGAGGGTGTTATCTACTCCAGAATAGACAGGATGTTGGCCAATGTTGAGTGGTTCCAAAATTATATGGATGCTTCGCTGCAAATTATGGCGCCGGGTATTTCAGATCATGCACTTCTTTGTTTGGAAACTCAACCACAGGTGGTGCAAAGGAGGAAACATAGGTTTAAGTTCGTGAATCATGTGGTTAATTGTGATGGCTTCCTGACAGGTGTAGCCAACAGTTGGAATCTTCCTTTGGTGGGACACCCTATGTTTGTTTTATGGAAGAAGTTACAACGGGTCCGGCCGGTCATTAAACAACTGAGTCAGCCAATCATTGGAGCCACTTCCACCTTGAGGAAGGCTAGAGAGAACCTGATTGAGGCACAACGGCTGGTGAGTTCTGATAGAATGAATCCTGTGCATTTGTTGGCAGTTAAGTACTGCACTGAGGAGGTTAATAAATGGAGCGGCATCGAAGAAGATATATTGAGGCAGAGAGCTAAGATCGACTGGCTTAGATTAGGGGATGGTAATAACCGTTTTTTCCATGCCTATGTGAAGTCCAGAAATAAACAAACTGAGCTAAGGAGAATTTACAAAGCTGATGGTACTCTTTTGACTACTCATGCTGAGGTTGAAAGAGAGATTCTTGATTTGTATGGGAGCTTGATGGGGACTGCTGATTCCAATCTGAACTGTATCAATATTCCTGCTATGAGAGCTGGTCCGCAAGTATCCAATGTGCAAAGAGAGCGTCTTGAGGCAAATGTCACAGAATAAGAAATCGTGGATGCCCTCAAAGGAATAGGTGAGATGAAAGCCCCAGAAATTGACGACTTTGGTTCTAAATTCTTCAAAGCTACATGAGGGATTATCAAGAAGGACGTGATTGCTGCAGTCATGGATTTTTTCAATCATGATAAGATGTACAAAGCCATTAACTGTACCTTGGTGACCCTCATTCCTAAAGGCAGCAATGCAAAAACGGTTAAGGATCGCCCGATCTCGTGTTGTACAACAATCTACAAGGTGATATCTAAGATTATGACAAGAAGGCTGGGAGCAGTTATGAAGAGCATTATCAGTAGAAACCAGGCTGCGTTTGTGCAGGGACAAAGCATACATGATCACATCTTGCTAGCGTATGAGTTGATGAAAGGATATGAAAGGAAGCATGGTACGCCGCAATGTATGCTACAACTTGGCATTCAGAAGGCATACTATACGCTTGATTGGGGGGCTTTGGATAAGATTCTGCAGGAAATTGGCATACCTAACAAATTTAGGAGGTGGATAATGACTGCAGTTACCACAGTGTCGTATCGGTTTAATATTGGAGGGGAGGTTACTCAGGTTATGCAAGCAAAACGGGGGCTGCGGCAAGGGGACCCTATATCCCCATTGCTCTTTGTTATTGCGATGGAATATCTGAATAGGTGTCTGCTTTCTCTTCAACATGTTCGGGAGTTCAAGTATCATGCGAAATGCAAGCGACTCAACATCATTAGTCTCAGTTTTGCCGATGATCTGCTCATTTTCACGCAAGGTGATGCTGTCTTGGTGGGATTGGCTATGAATACGGTGCAACAGTTCTCTTT
It includes:
- the LOC131642242 gene encoding sucrose synthase 5-like, whose translation is MAPPPALKRTNSLVDNMPDALSHSRYHMKKCFAKYLEKGRRIMKLHHLMEEVERIIDDKIERNQVLEGILGFILSSIQEAVVDPPYVAFAIRPNPGVWEYVRVNSEDLSVDAITPTDYLKSKERVYDQKWANDENAFEADFGAFDFGIPKLTLSSSIGNGLHFVSKFLASKTTGRLTKTQAIVGYLLKLNHHGESLMINDTLNSAAKLQQALIVADVFLSAIPKDTSYHNFELRLKEWGFEKGWGDTAGRVKETMRALSEILQAPDPINLEKFLSRIPTMFKVVIFSIHGYFGQEDVLGLPDTGGQVVYILDQVKALEEELLLKIKQQGLNFKPQILVVTRLIPDARGTKCHQEFEPIHGTKHSHILRVPFYTEKGILRQWVSRFDIYPYLERFTQDATTKILDLMEGKPNLVIGNYTDGNLAASLMARKLGITQATIAHALEKTKYEDSDVKWKELDPKYHFSCQFMADTIAMNSSDFIITSTYQEIAGSKDRPGQYESHAAFTLPGICRVVSGINVFDPKFNIAAPGADQSIYFPYTEKDKRLFQFHSAIEDLLFNKVDNNEHIGYLAERRKPIIFSMARLDVVKNLSGLVEWYGKNKRLRNLVNLVIVGGFFDPSKSKDREEMAEIKKMHDLIQKYQLKGQFRWIAAQTDRIRNGELYRCIADTKGAFVQPALYEAFGLTVIEAMNCGLPTFATNQGGPAEIIVDGISGFHIDPLNGDGSSNKIADFFEKCKVDPSYWNMISEFGLQRINECYTWKIYANKLVNMGNIYTFWRHVNKEQKEAKQRYIHMFFNFLFKNLVKNVPIPSDEPQKPVGNQQSLKQQGSSTRRSQSTLRRLLLGAQ